Proteins encoded by one window of Silvibacterium dinghuense:
- a CDS encoding gluconokinase, with the protein MIAILMGVMGSGKTTVAKELQVLTGWEYAEGDNYHSDANKAKMRAGIPLTDADRQPWLESLHAVLRGWEDAGKSGIMTCSALKQTYRDTLVGGLPAGSLRFVLLDVPKEELARRLASRTGHYMNPGLLDSQLATLEEPKDALRVDATGAEPEIARHVLAALNGK; encoded by the coding sequence ATGATCGCAATACTGATGGGTGTCATGGGATCGGGCAAGACAACGGTAGCCAAAGAGCTGCAGGTGCTGACAGGTTGGGAATACGCCGAGGGCGACAACTACCATAGCGATGCAAATAAGGCCAAGATGCGGGCAGGCATTCCCCTCACGGATGCCGACCGCCAGCCATGGCTCGAGAGTCTGCACGCCGTGCTCAGGGGCTGGGAGGATGCAGGCAAGAGTGGGATTATGACCTGCTCGGCACTGAAGCAGACCTATCGCGATACGCTGGTGGGCGGCCTGCCGGCGGGCTCCTTACGGTTTGTGCTGCTCGATGTGCCGAAGGAAGAGCTTGCGCGCAGGCTTGCAAGCCGCACGGGGCATTACATGAATCCGGGCTTGCTGGACAGCCAGCTGGCAACACTGGAAGAACCGAAGGATGCGCTGCGCGTGGATGCGACAGGCGCGGAGCCGGAGATCGCCAGGCACGTGCTGGCTGCATTGAACGGGAAATAG
- the phoU gene encoding phosphate signaling complex protein PhoU, which yields MRLRFQRSLDDLKEKLLVMAGMAEQSIQRAVEAYRTRDLSICDLVDHGELAINRFEREIDQMALDLLAMEQPMAIDLRFILAVIKINADLERVGDSATSICDRVRDLQAFPVADLPVDTPKMASLAAAMVRKALQAFIEADASVAESVLSMDDNVDKLNDTAYFTLLNLMKAQPELAPQALNAIMISRSLERVADHATNIAEDVIFWVRGADVRHHSLNSESQSA from the coding sequence ATGAGACTTCGATTTCAGCGCAGTCTGGATGATCTGAAGGAAAAGCTGCTGGTGATGGCTGGCATGGCCGAGCAGTCGATTCAGCGTGCAGTGGAAGCGTATCGTACGCGGGACCTTTCGATCTGCGATCTGGTAGACCACGGCGAGCTGGCGATCAACCGCTTCGAGCGGGAGATCGATCAGATGGCGCTGGACCTGCTGGCGATGGAGCAGCCGATGGCCATCGACCTGCGGTTCATCCTCGCGGTCATCAAGATCAACGCGGATCTCGAGCGCGTAGGCGACTCGGCAACCAGCATCTGCGACCGGGTGCGCGATCTCCAGGCCTTCCCGGTAGCGGATCTGCCGGTCGATACGCCGAAGATGGCGTCGCTCGCTGCGGCCATGGTGCGCAAGGCTCTGCAGGCGTTCATCGAGGCAGATGCTTCGGTCGCAGAATCCGTGCTTTCGATGGACGATAACGTGGACAAACTGAATGACACTGCCTACTTCACGCTGCTGAACCTGATGAAGGCGCAGCCGGAGCTGGCTCCGCAGGCGCTGAACGCGATCATGATTTCGCGCAGCCTCGAGCGCGTGGCGGACCATGCTACGAACATCGCCGAAGATGTGATCTTCTGGGTGCGCGGAGCGGATGTGCGGCATCACTCGTTGAACAGCGAGAGCCAGTCAGCGTAA
- a CDS encoding UvrD-helicase domain-containing protein: MPEVLPLPIRDLDQRARALDVSESFIVRAPAGSGKTDLLTRRFLRLLTVVNEPEEILAITFTRAATAEMRARILSDLERAARTPEAADEDDRLALARAALAHAERRGWRLLEQPHRLSIETIDSLCLRIAHGQPLLSNLGGQLTPTEQGARLYAQAARRLLSRLGSSHTALNKALTHLLAMRDNNLADCEGLIAGMLAQRDQWLRIFPISHLGDDEEAWEELRYKLEKPFRDEIRRVLQQAHAALAARPLLASELFRLANFALANGYEELSGLAGISALPSASTLSVDHWLAICSMLLTKSDTWRKTVTAAEGFPPGTKNRAFKEAKDAMLKLLQQFSQEQDLLALLCAIRALPRPHYDEQQWSALRHFFTLLRYAVAELRVLFAEQNAVDFPELGIAARHVLQEENRGLDRLLALSGNLRHLLIDEFQDTSRSQHQLVSYLVHAWEQGEGRTCFLVGDPMQSIYMFRQAEVELFYQVEARGIGHDEHGITCEPIQLLTNFRSHAGLTSRWNEIFTAVFGAPSQSAAVPFTESFASEPAPAAQSLHVHPQIIGTSESRPSSEEKQQAQREEAEAVVTAIEHHLPAIRQAELEGREYRVAVLVRARQHLAAIVPLLRRRNIPFRAVELETLAERQELLDLLALTRALLHPMDRIAWLSVLRAPWCGLTLTDLHTLAGRDDRSQRHLPMLELLEQHLPELAPESQARAARAFVILRSALEARYTGPHAASFSQWIERTWRSLGGPQCLDAAGLENAQVYFALLDGIAPDGIAVFTSEFDEQLNHLFALPDPTVSERAGVQLMTIHKSKGLGFDVVLVPGLDRKPTGDRGSLIVSLQRNAPGGEEEVLLAPIGTRGDDRHATYAWIQRQRDQRAAEERKRLFYVACTRARRELHLFGTATVTKDGLQPGDARSLLACAWPALEAEFIAFAAPASEPAETLLPFPEPSSERRPLEMAANAELQNFAPTLRRLRDLPPIAAMQNVTLTGTYTGAVEDPFARPEGTRRARLVGSIVHTLLEDLSRGASPEIIRPRTQRLLREAALAGRALESALDEVISAVHASLADPDSAWLLGQREGAESETSWTSWNGTGAEVALHTLRADRVFLAGETPGSEGSHITWIVDYKMSAPAGEPIEDFLARQRALYAPQLETYAEMLEQVRGRKLEICFGLYFPRIPRLEWWAPAAE, translated from the coding sequence ATGCCCGAAGTTCTTCCCCTCCCAATCCGCGATCTTGACCAGCGCGCCCGCGCACTCGATGTCTCTGAATCCTTCATCGTCCGCGCGCCTGCCGGTTCCGGTAAAACCGATCTCCTCACGCGCCGCTTTCTGCGCCTGCTCACGGTCGTCAACGAGCCGGAAGAGATTCTGGCTATCACCTTTACCCGCGCCGCCACGGCCGAGATGCGCGCACGCATCCTCTCCGACCTCGAGCGCGCTGCACGCACACCGGAGGCTGCAGACGAAGACGATCGCCTTGCCCTTGCCCGTGCTGCGCTTGCACACGCGGAAAGACGCGGCTGGCGGCTGCTTGAGCAGCCCCATCGCCTCAGCATCGAGACCATCGATTCGCTTTGCCTGCGTATTGCGCACGGGCAGCCTTTGCTCTCCAACCTCGGCGGCCAGCTCACGCCCACCGAGCAGGGTGCACGGCTGTACGCCCAGGCCGCGCGCCGTCTCCTCAGCCGCCTGGGTAGCTCCCATACCGCGCTGAACAAAGCCCTCACACATCTGCTCGCCATGCGCGACAACAACCTCGCCGACTGCGAAGGCCTCATCGCCGGCATGCTGGCACAACGCGACCAATGGCTTCGTATCTTCCCCATCTCTCATCTCGGCGACGACGAAGAGGCGTGGGAGGAGCTGCGCTATAAGCTCGAGAAGCCGTTCCGCGATGAAATCCGCCGCGTTCTCCAGCAGGCCCATGCCGCGCTGGCCGCGCGTCCGCTGCTCGCCAGCGAACTTTTCCGCCTCGCCAATTTCGCGCTCGCAAACGGATACGAAGAGCTCTCCGGGCTGGCCGGCATCAGCGCTCTGCCCTCGGCTTCGACGCTTTCTGTCGATCACTGGCTGGCGATCTGCTCCATGCTCCTCACGAAATCGGATACGTGGCGAAAAACTGTCACAGCCGCCGAAGGCTTTCCACCGGGCACAAAGAATCGTGCCTTCAAGGAAGCCAAAGACGCGATGCTCAAGCTGCTCCAGCAGTTCTCACAGGAGCAGGACCTGCTTGCGCTGTTGTGCGCTATCCGCGCGCTGCCCAGGCCACATTACGACGAGCAGCAGTGGAGCGCGCTTCGCCACTTTTTTACTCTCCTGCGCTACGCCGTTGCCGAACTCCGCGTGCTCTTCGCCGAGCAAAATGCTGTCGACTTCCCGGAGCTCGGCATCGCAGCCCGCCATGTTCTGCAAGAGGAGAATCGCGGCCTCGACCGTCTCCTGGCACTCAGCGGCAACCTGCGCCATCTGCTTATCGACGAGTTCCAGGACACTTCGCGCAGCCAGCATCAGCTCGTTTCGTATCTCGTCCACGCATGGGAGCAGGGAGAAGGCCGCACCTGCTTTCTTGTCGGCGACCCCATGCAATCCATCTATATGTTCCGCCAGGCCGAGGTCGAGCTCTTCTACCAGGTGGAAGCACGCGGTATCGGCCATGACGAACATGGCATTACCTGCGAGCCCATCCAGCTCCTCACCAACTTCCGCTCACATGCCGGCCTCACCAGCAGGTGGAATGAAATATTTACCGCAGTCTTCGGTGCCCCGTCGCAGTCTGCGGCCGTGCCCTTCACCGAATCCTTCGCCTCCGAACCTGCACCCGCCGCGCAATCTCTTCATGTACATCCGCAGATCATCGGCACCAGTGAGAGTCGGCCATCCTCCGAAGAGAAACAACAGGCTCAGCGTGAGGAAGCCGAGGCTGTGGTCACGGCTATCGAACATCATCTCCCTGCCATCCGCCAGGCTGAACTCGAAGGACGCGAATACCGCGTCGCCGTGCTTGTACGCGCCCGCCAGCATCTTGCCGCGATCGTGCCCCTGCTGCGCCGCCGCAATATCCCCTTCCGCGCCGTTGAGCTCGAGACCCTTGCCGAGCGGCAGGAACTGCTCGACCTCCTCGCGCTTACCCGCGCACTGCTTCATCCGATGGACCGCATCGCATGGCTCTCCGTGTTGCGCGCACCGTGGTGCGGCCTTACGCTTACGGACCTGCACACGCTCGCCGGGCGGGACGACCGCAGCCAGCGTCATCTCCCGATGCTTGAACTGCTGGAACAGCATCTGCCCGAGCTTGCACCAGAATCGCAGGCACGCGCAGCACGCGCTTTCGTCATCCTTCGCTCCGCGCTCGAAGCACGCTACACCGGTCCCCATGCCGCATCCTTCTCGCAGTGGATCGAGCGTACCTGGCGCAGTCTCGGCGGTCCGCAATGCCTCGATGCCGCCGGCCTTGAAAATGCGCAGGTCTACTTCGCGCTCCTCGATGGCATTGCGCCCGATGGTATCGCCGTCTTTACATCGGAGTTCGACGAGCAGCTGAATCATCTCTTCGCATTGCCCGATCCCACGGTCAGCGAGCGAGCGGGTGTCCAGTTGATGACCATCCATAAGTCGAAAGGCCTCGGCTTCGATGTCGTACTGGTGCCTGGGCTCGATCGCAAGCCGACAGGAGATCGCGGCTCTCTCATCGTTTCACTGCAGCGCAACGCGCCTGGCGGCGAAGAAGAGGTCCTGCTCGCCCCCATCGGCACACGCGGTGATGACCGCCACGCCACCTACGCCTGGATTCAGCGCCAGCGCGATCAGCGCGCCGCCGAAGAGCGCAAGCGTCTGTTCTATGTCGCCTGCACCCGCGCCCGTCGCGAACTGCATCTATTTGGCACTGCCACGGTGACAAAAGACGGCCTCCAACCCGGTGATGCCCGTAGCCTGCTTGCCTGCGCCTGGCCTGCACTCGAGGCGGAATTCATCGCTTTCGCTGCTCCTGCATCCGAACCGGCTGAAACCCTCCTGCCCTTTCCGGAGCCATCCTCGGAAAGGCGGCCTCTTGAAATGGCGGCAAACGCAGAACTGCAAAACTTTGCACCCACCCTGCGCCGGTTACGCGATCTCCCTCCCATCGCCGCCATGCAGAATGTAACGCTCACCGGCACATATACCGGAGCTGTCGAGGACCCTTTCGCGCGTCCTGAAGGTACGCGTCGTGCCCGACTCGTCGGCAGCATCGTGCACACTTTGCTCGAAGATCTCAGCCGCGGAGCATCGCCCGAGATCATCCGTCCCCGCACCCAGCGTCTGCTCCGGGAAGCGGCGCTCGCCGGCCGCGCACTCGAATCCGCCCTCGACGAAGTCATCAGCGCGGTCCACGCCTCGCTCGCCGATCCGGATAGCGCATGGCTGCTCGGCCAGCGCGAAGGCGCGGAGTCCGAAACCTCGTGGACATCATGGAACGGCACAGGCGCAGAGGTTGCGCTGCATACGCTGCGTGCCGATCGCGTCTTTCTCGCCGGCGAAACGCCGGGAAGCGAAGGCTCGCACATCACCTGGATTGTCGATTACAAGATGAGCGCACCGGCCGGAGAGCCGATCGAAGACTTCCTGGCCCGCCAGCGGGCGCTCTATGCACCACAGCTTGAGACTTATGCGGAAATGCTTGAGCAGGTGCGCGGAAGGAAGCTCGAAATCTGCTTCGGCCTCTACTTCCCGCGCATCCCGCGTCTTGAGTGGTGGGCACCGGCAGCGGAATAG
- a CDS encoding PD-(D/E)XK nuclease family protein yields MSRLSPELEDALRVGTLVVTANPRAARWLRYEYAMRMRETGRQAWKTPPIHDWNAWLDTLVRDHAPPDAPLILTPLQEEQLWLRVQQQDEELAVVSPASLGSLAAGAYALLSSYEAHASRNYSWDQLDAAHFRQWAAAFDHECDTRNWLSASRLESWLAEVISTSNFPLPEEILLVGFDRVTPAQRSLLDAIARHSSRIAHPASLKRHQQPQLIRAADLREEITLCAQWLRQQLASSGAGVTPRIGVVTPALESVRPEIDRIFRQILAPESSDITAPARGLPFEFSLGQPLASVPIIRAALLLLRWLVAPLAEEELTWLLLSGFLTTNDAETLTAARLDADLRANASLSMEIGLSGFLARIPERMTAAHPLALRIAQLRTVAEANGVNSEERHPPSRWAEIVPLLLRQTGFPGGRAADAVRYQALARWDRLLDDLALLDYDGRELSFFGFLTVLERHATGTLFALESHDAPVQVMGALEASGQSFDALWFLGLDDSNWPLRGSTHPLLPPAVQIHAGMPHATPALDLELSRAITLSLASSAPAVVFSCAQRNRDGDLRPSPLLAAVAPELRFLTASEWRAENALSPVAAAPFVVEEIPDPTGILPWPVERSAGGADVLRDQAACPFRAFATRRLHARELNHSEWGLTAAERGNLLHTVLEAIWSPDHGRLHTLNDLLAVQRENRLSALVEETIADVFLKHPSTAPFYAPDEDGYIPDEWTRAYLDSEQRRLTRQLIDWLRYESTRAPFEVIATEEKLIDVHVGDLRLNLRGDRVDQLSGYRNLLIDYKTGLVSVADWRPPRPADPQLPLYAAFGNIDDICGVVFARIRAGESGFLGQVEDAKSLLLPDLAATSALVKYPYTDVVREEWTTALLDLAAGFLRGDAMVDPKNGASTCQHCPLPTLCRVAETRVLAQPEDSNDGDLE; encoded by the coding sequence ATGAGCCGGCTTTCCCCGGAACTGGAAGATGCACTGCGAGTCGGCACGCTTGTCGTTACCGCGAATCCCCGCGCCGCACGCTGGCTTCGCTACGAATACGCCATGCGCATGCGCGAGACAGGCCGCCAGGCCTGGAAGACCCCGCCCATCCACGACTGGAATGCCTGGCTGGATACGCTCGTTCGCGATCACGCACCCCCGGATGCCCCGCTCATCCTGACTCCGCTACAGGAAGAACAGCTCTGGCTCCGCGTCCAGCAGCAGGACGAAGAGCTCGCCGTCGTCTCACCCGCATCTCTGGGCAGCCTTGCCGCGGGTGCCTATGCTCTGCTCTCGAGCTACGAGGCCCATGCCTCCCGCAATTACTCATGGGACCAGCTCGACGCCGCGCACTTCCGGCAGTGGGCCGCGGCCTTCGATCACGAATGCGATACCCGCAACTGGCTGAGCGCCTCAAGGCTCGAATCCTGGCTCGCCGAAGTCATCAGCACATCCAACTTCCCTCTGCCTGAAGAAATTCTTCTTGTCGGCTTCGACCGCGTCACCCCGGCCCAGCGATCGCTGCTTGACGCTATTGCCCGACACAGCTCCCGCATCGCGCATCCCGCCTCACTCAAACGGCACCAGCAGCCACAGCTCATCCGCGCCGCCGATCTCCGAGAGGAAATAACACTCTGCGCGCAATGGCTTCGGCAACAGCTCGCGTCTTCTGGCGCTGGGGTTACGCCGCGCATCGGTGTCGTCACCCCGGCCCTCGAATCGGTCCGCCCGGAGATCGACCGCATCTTCCGGCAGATTCTTGCACCGGAGAGCAGCGACATCACCGCCCCGGCCCGCGGGCTGCCCTTCGAATTCTCACTCGGCCAGCCGCTCGCCTCGGTACCCATCATTCGTGCTGCGCTCCTGCTCCTACGCTGGCTTGTCGCCCCGCTCGCAGAAGAAGAGCTCACCTGGCTGCTGCTCTCCGGCTTTCTCACCACAAATGATGCGGAGACACTCACGGCCGCACGCCTCGACGCGGATCTCCGCGCAAACGCCTCGTTGTCGATGGAGATCGGGTTGTCCGGCTTCCTCGCCCGCATCCCCGAGCGGATGACTGCGGCACATCCTCTCGCGCTACGCATCGCTCAGCTTCGCACCGTTGCCGAGGCCAACGGAGTGAATAGCGAGGAACGGCATCCTCCCAGCCGTTGGGCTGAGATTGTCCCTCTGCTTCTCCGTCAGACCGGCTTCCCCGGAGGCCGCGCTGCCGACGCGGTTCGCTACCAGGCACTCGCCCGCTGGGATCGTCTCCTCGACGACCTGGCATTGCTCGACTATGACGGCCGCGAGCTCAGCTTCTTCGGCTTCCTCACCGTCCTCGAGCGCCATGCTACCGGGACGCTCTTCGCCCTTGAATCGCATGACGCCCCCGTCCAGGTTATGGGCGCCCTCGAAGCCTCTGGACAATCCTTCGATGCCCTCTGGTTCCTCGGACTTGACGACAGCAACTGGCCGCTGCGCGGGAGCACGCACCCGCTTCTGCCTCCTGCCGTACAGATCCATGCGGGCATGCCCCACGCCACGCCTGCACTCGATCTCGAGCTCTCGCGCGCCATCACACTCAGCCTCGCATCCAGCGCTCCCGCAGTCGTGTTCAGCTGTGCCCAGCGCAATCGCGACGGGGATCTGCGCCCCTCGCCACTGCTTGCCGCTGTCGCGCCGGAGCTTCGCTTTCTCACCGCATCCGAATGGCGTGCCGAGAACGCGCTCTCGCCCGTGGCGGCTGCACCATTCGTTGTTGAGGAAATCCCCGACCCCACCGGGATACTCCCCTGGCCCGTAGAACGCAGCGCCGGTGGCGCCGACGTTCTCCGCGACCAGGCAGCATGCCCCTTTCGCGCGTTTGCGACCCGCCGCCTCCACGCACGGGAGCTCAACCACAGCGAATGGGGGCTGACTGCAGCCGAACGCGGCAATCTCCTGCATACGGTTCTCGAGGCCATCTGGTCACCGGACCACGGCCGCCTTCACACTCTCAACGATCTTCTCGCTGTGCAACGCGAAAACCGATTGTCCGCGCTCGTCGAAGAGACCATCGCCGACGTCTTCCTCAAACACCCGTCTACCGCACCGTTCTATGCGCCGGACGAAGACGGATACATCCCCGACGAGTGGACCCGCGCTTATCTCGACAGCGAGCAGCGCCGCCTGACCCGCCAGCTCATCGACTGGCTCCGCTATGAGTCCACGCGCGCGCCGTTCGAGGTCATCGCCACCGAGGAGAAACTGATCGATGTGCATGTCGGAGATCTGCGGCTGAATCTGCGCGGTGACCGCGTCGATCAGCTCTCCGGCTATCGCAATCTGCTCATCGATTACAAGACCGGCCTCGTCTCCGTTGCCGACTGGCGCCCACCGCGCCCCGCCGATCCGCAGCTGCCGCTCTATGCCGCCTTCGGCAACATCGACGACATCTGCGGGGTCGTCTTCGCCCGCATCCGTGCCGGAGAAAGTGGCTTTCTCGGCCAGGTGGAAGATGCGAAATCGCTGCTCCTGCCGGATCTCGCCGCGACCTCCGCGCTGGTCAAGTACCCCTATACCGACGTCGTTCGCGAAGAGTGGACGACCGCGCTGCTCGATCTCGCTGCAGGCTTCCTGCGTGGCGATGCCATGGTCGACCCGAAGAACGGCGCCTCCACCTGCCAGCATTGCCCGCTGCCTACCCTTTGCCGCGTAGCTGAAACCCGCGTCCTCGCACAGCCTGAAGACAGCAACGACGGAGATCTCGAGTAG
- a CDS encoding SCO family protein: MFALLAVLGLCGVVGCHGAGQGPAASQVKRYAVRGVVVSTDASKGEVTVDTEAIPGYMDAMIMPYKLKQPNIISELHPGDRITATLLAGEDSDFLDEIVIVGQKKLDYVPKVSYHMPQPGDEVPDFALLNENGQTVHLAQLHGKIVLLTFIYTRCPLADYCPRMSRNFAELDKALAKNPALYAKTHLLSVSFDPKYDTPKVLRSYGGAYTGRYTQETFDHWEFAAPQQHDLDKMLQFFLVGVTPEKDKTITHSLSTAVITPGGRIYKWYGTNDWTPEQILADVNDLAANK; the protein is encoded by the coding sequence ATGTTCGCTCTCCTGGCGGTACTTGGCCTGTGCGGAGTGGTGGGGTGTCATGGCGCAGGACAGGGTCCGGCGGCGAGCCAGGTGAAACGCTATGCGGTGCGCGGGGTCGTGGTGTCGACGGATGCGTCGAAGGGCGAGGTAACGGTGGACACCGAGGCCATCCCGGGCTACATGGACGCGATGATCATGCCCTACAAGCTGAAGCAGCCGAATATCATTTCGGAGCTGCATCCTGGGGACAGGATCACGGCAACGCTGCTGGCCGGAGAGGACAGCGATTTTCTCGACGAGATCGTGATCGTGGGGCAGAAGAAGCTGGACTACGTGCCCAAGGTGAGCTACCACATGCCGCAGCCGGGCGATGAAGTGCCGGATTTTGCGCTGCTGAACGAGAACGGGCAGACGGTCCATCTGGCGCAGCTCCACGGCAAGATCGTGCTGCTGACCTTCATCTACACACGGTGTCCTTTAGCGGATTATTGCCCGCGGATGAGCCGCAACTTTGCCGAGCTGGATAAGGCGCTCGCAAAGAATCCTGCGCTTTATGCGAAGACCCACCTGCTGAGCGTGAGCTTCGATCCGAAGTACGATACTCCGAAGGTGCTGCGCAGCTACGGCGGCGCCTACACGGGGCGTTATACGCAGGAGACCTTCGACCACTGGGAGTTCGCCGCTCCGCAGCAGCACGATCTGGACAAGATGCTGCAGTTTTTCCTCGTCGGCGTGACACCGGAGAAAGATAAGACGATCACGCATTCTCTTTCGACCGCGGTGATTACACCGGGCGGACGGATTTATAAGTGGTATGGCACGAATGACTGGACGCCGGAGCAGATTCTGGCCGACGTGAACGACCTGGCTGCGAACAAGTAG
- the pstB gene encoding phosphate ABC transporter ATP-binding protein PstB: MGVGIEVKNLNAWYGANHTLLDINLHIPANEATALIGPSGCGKSTFVRCLNRMHETNPIAKVTGSVRIGDIDVYADSSPVEIRRRIGMVFQRPNPFPTMSIYDNVASGLKLNGFRNRRVMDEVVERSLKHAALWDEVKNDLKKKSGASLSGGQQQRLCIARALAVDPEVLLMDEPASALDPVSTAKIEDLIFQLKSQYTIVIVTHNMQQAARVAERTGFFLNGKLVEFDSTHKIFTNPGDKRTEDYITGRFG; this comes from the coding sequence GTGGGTGTCGGGATTGAGGTCAAGAATCTGAATGCGTGGTATGGCGCGAACCATACGCTGCTGGACATCAATCTGCATATTCCCGCGAACGAGGCCACGGCGCTGATCGGACCCTCGGGCTGCGGCAAGTCGACGTTCGTCCGCTGCCTGAACCGGATGCACGAGACGAACCCGATCGCCAAGGTGACGGGCTCGGTGCGGATCGGGGATATCGACGTTTATGCCGACTCGTCGCCGGTGGAAATCCGCCGCCGGATCGGCATGGTCTTCCAGCGGCCCAACCCGTTTCCGACCATGTCGATTTACGACAACGTAGCCTCGGGTCTGAAGCTGAACGGCTTCCGCAACCGGCGCGTGATGGACGAGGTGGTGGAGCGCTCGCTGAAGCATGCGGCTCTGTGGGACGAGGTGAAGAACGACCTCAAGAAGAAGTCCGGAGCGAGCCTCTCGGGTGGTCAGCAGCAGCGTCTCTGCATTGCACGTGCGCTCGCGGTCGATCCGGAAGTGCTGCTGATGGACGAGCCGGCATCGGCGCTCGATCCGGTCTCGACGGCGAAGATCGAGGATCTGATTTTCCAGTTGAAGTCGCAGTACACCATCGTCATCGTCACGCATAACATGCAGCAGGCGGCGCGCGTGGCCGAGCGAACTGGCTTCTTTTTGAACGGTAAGCTTGTCGAGTTTGATTCGACCCACAAGATCTTCACAAATCCCGGCGACAAGCGGACGGAAGATTACATCACGGGCAGGTTCGGCTGA